The following proteins are co-located in the Streptomyces sp. NBC_00435 genome:
- a CDS encoding CoA-acylating methylmalonate-semialdehyde dehydrogenase, whose protein sequence is MKTVNHWIGGKTVEGASGNYGPVTDPATGEVTTQVALASAEEVDSAVRVAREAFLSWGQSSLAARTKVLFAYRALLDANRDAIADLIVAEHGKVHSDALGEVARGLEIVELACGITVQLKGELSTSVSSRVDVSSIRQPIGVVAGITPFNFPAMVPMWMFPLAVACGNTFILKPSEKDPSASTLLAQLATEAGLPAGVLNVVHGDKVAVDALLAHPGIAAVSFVGSTPIARHIHTTASANGKRVQALGGAKNHMLVLPDADLDAAADAAVSAAYGSAGERCMAISAVVAVGSIGDTLVEKIRERAEKIKIGPGNDPLSEMGPLITAVHRDKVASYVKGAAAQGADVVLDGTGFTVEGNENGHWIGLSLLDNVKTDSDAYRDEIFGPVLCVLRAETYEEGVALINASPFGNGTAIFTRDGGAARRFQLEIEAGMVGVNVPIPVPVGYHSFGGWKDSLFGDHHIYGNDGIHFYTRGKVVTTRWPDPSDAPAGVDLGFPTSR, encoded by the coding sequence ATGAAGACCGTCAACCACTGGATCGGTGGCAAGACCGTCGAGGGCGCGTCGGGCAACTACGGCCCGGTCACCGACCCGGCCACCGGCGAGGTCACCACCCAGGTCGCCCTCGCGTCGGCGGAGGAGGTCGACTCGGCCGTCCGCGTCGCCAGGGAGGCGTTCCTGTCCTGGGGCCAGTCCTCGCTGGCCGCCCGCACCAAGGTGCTGTTCGCCTACCGCGCCCTGCTGGACGCCAACCGCGACGCGATCGCCGACCTGATCGTCGCCGAGCACGGCAAGGTGCACTCCGACGCGCTGGGCGAGGTCGCCCGCGGCCTGGAGATCGTCGAGCTGGCCTGCGGGATCACCGTCCAGCTCAAGGGCGAGCTGTCGACGTCGGTCTCCAGCCGCGTGGACGTCTCCTCGATCCGCCAGCCGATCGGCGTGGTCGCGGGCATCACCCCGTTCAACTTCCCGGCGATGGTCCCGATGTGGATGTTCCCGCTGGCCGTGGCGTGCGGCAACACCTTCATCCTCAAGCCGAGCGAGAAGGACCCGTCCGCCTCCACGCTGCTGGCGCAGCTGGCCACCGAGGCCGGTCTGCCGGCGGGCGTGCTGAACGTGGTCCACGGTGACAAGGTGGCCGTCGACGCGCTCCTCGCGCACCCCGGGATCGCGGCCGTCTCCTTCGTCGGCTCGACCCCGATCGCCCGCCACATCCACACCACCGCCTCCGCCAACGGCAAGCGCGTACAGGCCCTGGGCGGTGCCAAGAACCACATGCTGGTGCTGCCCGACGCCGACCTGGACGCGGCCGCCGACGCGGCGGTCTCGGCCGCCTACGGCTCGGCCGGCGAGCGCTGCATGGCCATCTCCGCCGTCGTCGCCGTCGGCTCCATCGGAGACACCCTCGTGGAGAAGATCCGCGAGCGCGCCGAGAAGATCAAGATCGGCCCCGGCAACGACCCGCTCTCCGAGATGGGCCCGCTGATCACCGCCGTGCACCGCGACAAGGTCGCCTCGTACGTGAAGGGCGCGGCCGCGCAGGGCGCCGACGTGGTCCTGGACGGCACCGGCTTCACGGTGGAGGGCAACGAGAACGGTCACTGGATCGGGCTCTCGCTGCTGGACAACGTCAAGACCGACTCCGACGCCTACCGCGACGAGATCTTCGGCCCGGTGCTGTGCGTGCTGCGCGCCGAGACCTATGAGGAGGGCGTGGCGCTCATCAACGCCTCGCCGTTCGGCAACGGCACCGCGATCTTCACCCGTGACGGCGGCGCCGCCCGCCGCTTCCAGCTGGAGATCGAGGCGGGCATGGTCGGCGTCAACGTGCCGATCCCGGTGCCGGTGGGCTACCACTCCTTCGGTGGCTGGAAGGACTCCCTCTTCGGCGACCACCACATCTACGGCAACGACGGCATCCACTTCTACACCCGGGGCAAGGTCGTCACGACCCGCTGGCCCGACCCGTCGGACGCCCCGGCCGGCGTGGACCTCGGGTTCCCGACGTCTCGATAA
- a CDS encoding sugar phosphate isomerase/epimerase family protein: protein MTSSPPELTRIRIGSAPDSWGVWFPDDPRQTPWERFLDEVADAGYEWIELGPYGYLPTDPVRLADEVAKRGLRVSAGTVFTGLHHGPAVWEDTWEHVSRIAELTRAVGAGHLVVIPSFWRDDKTGEVLEDRTLTPGAWRELTTQTERLGQRVQDEYGLRIVVHPHADTHIDTPENVARFLDATDPALVALCLDTGHYAYCGGDSVRAVETFAERIGYLHLKQVDPRILAEVRAGQVPFGPAVARGVMCEPPAGVPALEPVLAAAQRLGVDLFAIVEQDMYPCPPDRPLPIARRTRAYLRSCGAR from the coding sequence ATGACGTCCTCACCGCCCGAGTTGACCCGTATCCGCATCGGCTCGGCTCCGGACTCCTGGGGGGTCTGGTTCCCCGACGATCCCCGGCAGACGCCGTGGGAGCGGTTCCTCGACGAGGTCGCCGACGCCGGGTACGAGTGGATCGAGCTGGGGCCCTACGGCTACCTCCCCACCGATCCCGTCCGGCTCGCCGACGAGGTCGCCAAGCGCGGCCTGCGGGTTTCCGCCGGAACCGTCTTCACCGGACTCCATCACGGGCCCGCCGTGTGGGAGGACACCTGGGAGCACGTGTCGCGGATCGCGGAGCTGACCCGGGCCGTGGGTGCGGGGCACCTCGTCGTGATCCCGTCCTTCTGGCGGGACGACAAGACCGGCGAGGTGCTGGAGGACCGCACCCTCACCCCCGGCGCCTGGCGGGAACTGACCACGCAGACGGAGCGGCTGGGACAACGGGTCCAGGACGAGTACGGGCTGCGGATCGTCGTCCACCCGCACGCCGACACGCACATCGACACCCCCGAGAACGTGGCCCGCTTCCTCGACGCCACCGATCCCGCGCTGGTCGCGCTCTGCCTGGACACCGGGCACTACGCGTACTGCGGCGGCGACAGCGTGCGGGCCGTCGAGACCTTCGCCGAGCGGATCGGCTACCTCCACCTCAAGCAGGTGGATCCCCGGATCCTCGCCGAAGTCCGCGCCGGCCAGGTGCCCTTCGGGCCGGCCGTGGCGCGCGGGGTGATGTGCGAACCGCCGGCCGGAGTGCCCGCGCTGGAACCGGTGCTGGCCGCCGCCCAGCGGCTCGGCGTGGACCTGTTCGCCATCGTGGAGCAGGACATGTACCCGTGCCCGCCCGACCGGCCGCTGCCGATCGCCCGCCGCACCCGCGCCTACCTGCGCTCCTGCGGCGCCCGCTGA
- the iolB gene encoding 5-deoxy-glucuronate isomerase — protein MEWTRLIVLDLGPGEVYAHTCGESEWIVLPLSGGCEVRCTEPFPHPAPSRNRAQPGPAPQTPAGLEDPGLRASSAGAGVAAARQLGPPGRTVRDAHVQAGAGQDQAPPAIEARGSGGSAPSSGPQRFELRGRRGVFDGVTDFAYLPRDGHAEIRAAVGGRFALVGARCERRLPARYGPAREVPVELRGAGQCSRQVNNFAAAGPDAFACDRLIAVEVLTPGGNWSSYPPHKHDEHHPGEESRLEEIYWFEIAPHGDTPGVGYQRVSPSPAGKTDILTEVRTGDTVLIPDGWHGPSIAAPGHDMYYLNVMAGPGGPREWLIRDHPDHGWIRSTWTGQDTDPRLPFYRAEDPV, from the coding sequence ATGGAATGGACGAGGCTGATCGTGCTCGACCTCGGGCCGGGGGAGGTGTACGCGCACACGTGCGGGGAGTCGGAATGGATCGTGCTCCCGCTGTCCGGCGGCTGCGAGGTCCGCTGCACGGAGCCTTTCCCCCACCCCGCCCCTTCCCGAAACCGGGCTCAGCCCGGACCCGCGCCTCAAACGCCGGCGGGGCTGGAAGACCCGGGCCTCCGCGCCTCAAGCGCCGGGGCTGGAGTTGCCGCTGCGCGGCAACTCGGCCCGCCGGGGCGTACGGTGCGCGACGCGCACGTGCAGGCTGGCGCCGGCCAAGATCAAGCCCCGCCGGCGATTGAGGCGCGGGGGTCCGGGGGCAGCGCCCCCAGTAGCGGACCGCAACGATTCGAACTGCGCGGCCGCCGCGGGGTGTTCGACGGCGTCACCGACTTCGCCTACCTGCCCCGGGACGGGCACGCCGAGATCCGGGCCGCCGTCGGCGGGCGGTTCGCGCTCGTCGGGGCCCGGTGCGAGCGGCGGCTCCCCGCCAGGTACGGGCCCGCCCGGGAGGTCCCGGTGGAGCTCCGCGGGGCCGGCCAGTGCTCGCGGCAGGTCAACAACTTCGCCGCAGCCGGCCCCGATGCCTTCGCGTGCGACCGGCTCATCGCCGTCGAGGTGCTCACCCCGGGCGGGAACTGGTCCTCGTACCCACCGCACAAGCACGACGAGCACCATCCCGGCGAGGAGTCCCGCCTGGAGGAGATCTACTGGTTCGAGATCGCCCCGCACGGGGACACGCCCGGAGTCGGCTATCAGCGTGTCAGCCCCTCCCCGGCGGGGAAGACCGACATCCTCACCGAGGTGAGGACCGGGGACACCGTGCTCATCCCGGACGGCTGGCACGGTCCCTCCATCGCCGCGCCCGGCCACGATATGTACTACCTCAACGTCATGGCCGGACCCGGCGGGCCCCGGGAGTGGCTCATCCGCGATCACCCCGATCACGGCTGGATCCGCTCCACCTGGACCGGTCAGGACACCGACCCCCGGCTCCCCTTCTACCGTGCGGAGGACCCCGTATGA
- the iolC gene encoding 5-dehydro-2-deoxygluconokinase gives MAADPLAFDLITMGRIGVDLYPLKTGVPLGEADTFGKFLGGSPTNVAVAAARLGRRTAVITRTGADPFGAYLRAELRGFGVDDRWAGEVAAYPTPVTFCEIFPPDHFPLYFYRYPKAPDLEIGPEELDLDAVRAARVFWMTGTGLSAEPSRTATLAALEARGKSRFTVFDLDWRPMLWPSGDGAGDGDGATGPGEWYRRALSMATVAVGNTEECALATGESEPYAAARALLAAGVDLAVVKRGPAGVLAAHRDGTVVEAAPVPVTVVNGLGAGDAFGGALCHGLLAGWGLERVIRYANAAGAIVASRLACSTAMPFAGEVEEVLGRAGGV, from the coding sequence ATGGCTGCGGATCCGTTGGCGTTCGACCTGATCACGATGGGGCGGATCGGGGTGGATCTCTACCCCCTGAAGACGGGCGTACCGCTCGGGGAGGCGGACACCTTCGGGAAGTTCCTGGGAGGTTCGCCGACCAACGTCGCGGTCGCGGCGGCCCGGCTGGGGCGGCGGACGGCGGTGATCACCCGGACCGGGGCGGACCCCTTCGGGGCGTACCTCCGGGCGGAGCTGCGCGGGTTCGGGGTGGACGACCGGTGGGCCGGGGAGGTGGCTGCCTATCCGACACCGGTGACCTTCTGCGAGATCTTCCCGCCGGACCACTTCCCGCTGTACTTCTACCGCTACCCGAAGGCGCCGGACCTGGAGATCGGCCCGGAGGAGCTCGACCTCGACGCGGTGCGGGCGGCGCGGGTGTTCTGGATGACCGGTACGGGGCTCAGCGCGGAGCCGAGCCGGACGGCCACGCTGGCCGCGCTGGAGGCGCGCGGGAAGAGCCGGTTCACGGTGTTCGACCTGGACTGGCGCCCGATGCTGTGGCCTTCCGGGGACGGGGCCGGGGACGGTGACGGTGCCACCGGGCCGGGGGAGTGGTACCGGCGGGCGCTCTCGATGGCCACGGTGGCCGTAGGCAACACCGAGGAGTGCGCTCTCGCCACGGGCGAGAGCGAGCCGTACGCGGCGGCCCGGGCACTGCTCGCCGCCGGAGTGGACCTGGCGGTGGTGAAGCGGGGCCCGGCGGGGGTGCTGGCCGCCCACCGCGACGGGACCGTGGTGGAGGCCGCACCGGTGCCGGTGACGGTCGTCAACGGGCTCGGGGCGGGGGACGCGTTCGGCGGGGCGCTGTGCCACGGACTGCTCGCGGGATGGGGGCTGGAGCGGGTGATCCGCTACGCGAACGCGGCCGGGGCGATCGTGGCCTCGCGGCTGGCGTGCTCGACGGCGATGCCGTTCGCCGGGGAAGTGGAGGAGGTGCTCGGCCGTGCCGGTGGTGTCTGA
- the iolD gene encoding 3D-(3,5/4)-trihydroxycyclohexane-1,2-dione acylhydrolase (decyclizing), whose product MTNRTLRLTVAQALVRFLARQYTERDGQRQRLVAATWGIFGHGNVAGIGQALLETGREEMPFLQGRNEQAMVHAAVGYARQSGRLSAHAVTTSIGPGATNLVTGAALATINRIPVLLLPGDTFATRPADPVLQQLEVPQAGDVSVNDTLRPVSRYFDRVTRPEALVPAALQAVRVLTDPVRTGAVTLALPQDVQVEAYDWPEEFFAERVWGVRRPRPDRTELAAAARAVRGSARPLIIAGGGIRHSAAGAALAELARATGIPVAVTQAGKGVLPWDHPAEVGGIGHTGTATADALAREADLVIAAGTRLTDFTTASSTLFRHPDVRFLGLNLDPYDAHKLAARPLVCDARVGLEELRAEVAGYRVDPSYEAAYKEGKRAWERLVDRAWAAPDEDAVPTQAQVLGLLDGLVDGSDILINAAGSLPGDLHKLWRARSADQYHVEYGYSCMGYEIPAAIGTALAAPGRPVWALVGDGTYLMNPTEIVTAVQEGIRVRVVILDNHGYASIGGLSEAVGGEGFGTAYRFRAVDGSYTGAPLPVDLAANAASLGMAVIRAHTIGDLRKALAEARMADRPTCVYAQTRTPDTVSGPPPAQAWWDVPVAETATRASAAQAREEYDRQAAQRRRHL is encoded by the coding sequence ATGACGAACCGGACGCTCCGGCTCACCGTCGCGCAGGCCCTCGTCCGCTTCCTCGCCCGGCAGTACACCGAGCGCGACGGCCAGCGGCAGCGGCTGGTCGCCGCCACCTGGGGGATCTTCGGGCACGGGAACGTCGCCGGGATCGGGCAGGCCCTGCTGGAGACCGGGCGCGAGGAGATGCCGTTCCTCCAGGGGCGCAACGAGCAGGCCATGGTGCACGCCGCCGTCGGGTACGCGCGCCAGAGCGGGCGGCTGTCCGCACACGCCGTCACCACCTCCATCGGGCCGGGGGCGACCAACCTCGTCACCGGCGCCGCGCTCGCCACCATCAACCGGATCCCGGTGCTCCTGCTGCCCGGGGACACCTTCGCGACCCGGCCCGCCGACCCGGTGCTCCAGCAGCTGGAGGTCCCCCAAGCGGGTGATGTCTCCGTGAACGACACGCTGCGCCCGGTCTCCCGCTACTTCGACCGCGTCACCCGTCCCGAAGCCCTCGTTCCCGCCGCGCTCCAGGCCGTACGGGTCCTCACCGACCCGGTGCGGACCGGCGCCGTCACCCTGGCCCTGCCGCAGGACGTGCAGGTGGAGGCGTACGACTGGCCGGAGGAGTTCTTCGCCGAGCGGGTGTGGGGCGTGCGCCGGCCCCGGCCGGACCGGACCGAGCTGGCAGCGGCCGCCCGGGCCGTACGGGGCTCCGCGCGACCGCTGATCATCGCGGGCGGCGGGATCCGGCACAGCGCGGCGGGGGCCGCGCTGGCGGAACTCGCGCGGGCCACCGGGATCCCGGTGGCCGTCACGCAGGCGGGCAAGGGCGTGCTGCCGTGGGACCACCCCGCCGAGGTGGGCGGAATCGGGCACACCGGCACGGCCACCGCCGACGCGCTGGCCCGCGAGGCCGATCTGGTGATCGCGGCCGGGACCCGGCTGACGGACTTCACCACCGCCTCCTCGACGCTGTTCCGCCACCCGGACGTGCGGTTCCTCGGACTCAACCTGGACCCGTACGACGCACACAAGCTCGCCGCCCGGCCCTTGGTCTGCGATGCCCGAGTGGGCCTGGAAGAACTCCGGGCCGAGGTCGCCGGGTACCGGGTGGACCCCTCGTACGAGGCGGCGTACAAAGAAGGGAAGAGGGCGTGGGAGCGGCTGGTCGACCGGGCCTGGGCGGCTCCCGACGAGGACGCCGTCCCGACGCAGGCACAGGTACTGGGCCTGCTGGACGGCCTGGTGGACGGCAGCGACATCCTGATCAACGCCGCCGGCTCGCTCCCCGGTGACCTGCACAAGCTGTGGCGGGCCCGCTCCGCCGACCAGTACCACGTCGAATACGGGTACTCCTGCATGGGCTACGAGATCCCCGCCGCGATCGGCACGGCCCTGGCCGCGCCCGGCAGGCCGGTGTGGGCGCTGGTCGGTGACGGGACGTACCTGATGAACCCGACCGAGATCGTCACGGCCGTGCAGGAGGGGATCCGGGTCCGGGTGGTGATCCTCGACAACCACGGGTACGCCTCCATCGGCGGCCTCTCGGAGGCGGTGGGCGGCGAGGGGTTCGGGACCGCGTACCGCTTCCGGGCGGTGGACGGTTCGTACACCGGTGCGCCGCTGCCAGTGGATCTGGCGGCCAACGCGGCCTCCCTCGGAATGGCCGTGATCCGCGCCCACACCATTGGTGACCTGCGGAAAGCCCTCGCCGAGGCGCGGATGGCGGACCGTCCCACATGTGTCTACGCACAGACCCGAACACCCGACACTGTGTCGGGCCCGCCCCCGGCACAGGCATGGTGGGATGTGCCTGTGGCCGAGACCGCGACCCGTGCGTCGGCGGCCCAGGCCCGCGAAGAGTACGACCGGCAAGCCGCGCAGCGACGTCGCCATCTGTGA
- a CDS encoding helix-turn-helix domain-containing protein: MPSSPLSTAQAARAAVATRLQELMKDAGLSGHDLAVRCGWHRAKSSRIARGLSWPSDADIRAWCAACGAPDQAADIIAASRNAESMYVEWKQIHRDGMRRIHEKTTPLYQRTRSFRVYASNVVPGMLQTAGYATGLLKAITTFQGTPDDVADAVRARQARSKVIREGDHRFAILLEETVLYYRVSDDPAMREQLEQLLAVMGQQNVSLGIIPARARRTVWPLEAFYAFDDQQVAVETLTAEINLTAPGEISTYLRAFLDLSRIAVRGTPARDLITKAINALE; encoded by the coding sequence ATGCCTTCCTCCCCGCTCTCCACCGCCCAAGCAGCACGGGCCGCCGTGGCCACCCGTCTGCAAGAGCTGATGAAAGACGCTGGGCTCTCAGGGCATGACCTGGCCGTCCGGTGCGGCTGGCACCGGGCTAAGTCGTCCCGCATCGCCCGGGGCCTCTCGTGGCCTTCCGATGCGGACATCCGTGCTTGGTGCGCGGCCTGCGGGGCACCGGACCAGGCGGCCGACATAATCGCGGCCTCCCGAAACGCAGAGTCGATGTACGTCGAGTGGAAGCAGATCCACCGCGACGGCATGCGCCGCATCCACGAGAAGACAACCCCGCTCTACCAGCGGACCCGCTCATTTCGTGTCTACGCCTCGAACGTCGTCCCGGGCATGCTCCAGACCGCCGGATACGCCACAGGGCTCCTCAAGGCCATCACCACGTTCCAGGGAACTCCCGACGACGTGGCGGACGCCGTACGGGCCCGACAGGCCCGATCCAAGGTCATCAGGGAAGGTGACCACCGCTTCGCGATCCTCCTTGAGGAGACGGTTCTCTACTACCGGGTCAGCGACGACCCCGCGATGCGCGAGCAGCTAGAGCAACTGCTCGCTGTGATGGGCCAGCAGAACGTATCCCTCGGGATCATCCCTGCCCGTGCCCGCCGGACGGTATGGCCGCTCGAAGCGTTCTACGCCTTCGACGACCAACAGGTAGCCGTCGAGACCCTCACGGCAGAGATCAACCTGACTGCGCCAGGGGAGATCAGCACCTACCTTCGGGCCTTCTTGGACCTGTCCCGCATCGCCGTGCGCGGAACGCCGGCCCGCGACCTAATCACCAAGGCAATCAACGCACTTGAGTGA
- a CDS encoding recombinase family protein, giving the protein MARALLAARISDDKNDSNSIEAQLEDQRAWALAGGHTVAGEVEDRTVSGDVNMYDRPKLGKWLTDDKRTEWDTLVVSTQDRLSRDDLHFMAFIKDVLDWGKTLIVLDDPAFDITTEIGRLIAYAKATQAAGELRKIKERVTKSRAYLRRHARWAGGTPPYGYKKVKNVPRAENSQCETCGIWLEANPNGKGYHLEPDSVSALVAQEAVSRMLNGDSLSNICRDFTERGILSPWDYARTKMVTPKEPTGAAWDVSGLRRILTSVALIGHTTHATERDVNGKALKVEIVRGEDGMPLQVAIAIIAVGDFRRLQILLEAKASSPGMSRSKYTSYMLRQVGFCGYHVAANAGDLDFMMLMMEVSLAAATSSGQSESGDVFKFPVYGQASTKNGKTTGYYRCKKYMGCPDGKNHRADTLEPAFEAAFLAEVGDLPHIHRVFIPGEDHSEELAAVERSIVDLEEDRYEHGLYQNEDGKKRYRRMMGKLEAKKERLQALPSRKAETRDEPSGMNLRTYWETLDYADRGHWLRSIEMRALVIRQADGSPVVVLAIPPGFKERALKWAATREVIAH; this is encoded by the coding sequence ATGGCCCGCGCGCTACTCGCTGCCCGCATCAGCGATGACAAGAACGACAGCAACAGCATCGAGGCCCAGCTAGAGGACCAGCGGGCCTGGGCGCTCGCTGGTGGCCACACCGTAGCGGGTGAGGTGGAGGACCGGACCGTGTCCGGCGACGTGAACATGTACGACCGCCCGAAGCTCGGCAAGTGGCTGACCGACGACAAGCGAACTGAGTGGGACACGTTGGTGGTCTCGACTCAGGACCGGCTGTCCCGTGATGACCTCCACTTCATGGCGTTCATCAAAGACGTGCTCGACTGGGGCAAAACCCTGATCGTTCTAGATGACCCAGCCTTCGACATCACCACCGAGATTGGCCGGTTGATCGCCTACGCGAAGGCCACACAGGCGGCCGGTGAACTCCGGAAGATCAAGGAGCGGGTAACCAAGTCCCGCGCCTACCTCCGGCGCCATGCCCGGTGGGCTGGCGGGACGCCCCCATACGGATACAAGAAGGTCAAGAACGTCCCCCGGGCCGAAAACAGTCAGTGTGAAACCTGTGGCATTTGGCTGGAGGCTAACCCTAACGGCAAGGGCTACCACCTAGAGCCCGATTCCGTTTCGGCCCTGGTGGCACAAGAGGCCGTCAGCCGGATGCTCAACGGGGATTCGCTCTCGAACATCTGCCGAGACTTCACCGAGCGCGGAATCCTGTCTCCGTGGGACTACGCCCGAACCAAGATGGTCACCCCGAAGGAACCGACCGGGGCCGCATGGGATGTCTCCGGACTCCGCCGAATCCTCACGAGTGTTGCCCTCATCGGGCACACAACCCACGCAACCGAAAGGGACGTCAACGGGAAGGCGCTCAAGGTTGAGATTGTGCGGGGCGAAGATGGGATGCCCCTTCAGGTGGCAATTGCCATCATCGCCGTGGGCGACTTCCGCAGGCTCCAAATCCTCTTGGAAGCGAAGGCCAGCAGTCCCGGCATGTCTCGCAGTAAGTACACCAGCTACATGCTTCGACAGGTTGGATTCTGTGGATATCACGTAGCGGCGAACGCTGGCGACCTCGATTTCATGATGCTCATGATGGAAGTCAGCCTTGCCGCAGCCACCAGCAGCGGCCAGTCAGAAAGCGGCGACGTTTTCAAGTTCCCTGTGTACGGACAGGCCTCCACGAAGAACGGCAAGACAACCGGCTACTACCGGTGCAAGAAATACATGGGATGCCCTGACGGCAAGAACCATAGGGCAGACACCCTGGAGCCGGCCTTCGAGGCGGCTTTCCTTGCAGAAGTCGGCGACCTGCCGCACATTCACCGCGTCTTCATTCCTGGCGAAGACCATTCGGAAGAGCTGGCAGCTGTAGAGCGGTCGATTGTCGACCTTGAAGAGGACAGGTACGAACACGGCCTCTACCAGAATGAGGACGGCAAGAAGAGGTATCGACGCATGATGGGGAAGCTGGAGGCGAAGAAGGAGAGGTTGCAGGCTCTACCGTCTCGCAAGGCAGAGACCCGCGACGAACCCTCTGGGATGAACCTGCGTACGTATTGGGAGACTCTCGACTACGCGGATCGGGGTCACTGGCTGCGGTCGATCGAGATGCGGGCGCTCGTGATCAGGCAGGCGGATGGTTCTCCCGTGGTCGTGCTGGCGATTCCCCCCGGCTTCAAGGAACGAGCCTTGAAGTGGGCTGCTACTCGCGAGGTGATAGCCCATTAG
- a CDS encoding glycine-rich domain-containing protein — protein MTTMVETPVALRHGRDLVSPELFEKLSAFCADEYGQELSVARKVMDQALAFLKVMGDAKAFDMAPSEIVDPGWHTFMLHTQDYAAWCEEQFGHFVHHAPNSKIRTRPLMVSVADRIKAAGFEVDERLWGTSADCNQPACCGDGGCC, from the coding sequence ATGACGACCATGGTGGAAACTCCCGTCGCCTTGCGGCACGGGCGAGACCTCGTCAGTCCCGAGCTGTTCGAGAAGCTGTCCGCGTTCTGCGCGGACGAGTACGGGCAGGAGCTGTCTGTAGCCCGCAAGGTCATGGACCAGGCCCTCGCCTTCCTCAAGGTCATGGGCGACGCCAAGGCCTTCGACATGGCCCCCTCGGAGATCGTCGATCCGGGGTGGCACACGTTCATGCTCCACACCCAGGACTACGCCGCGTGGTGCGAAGAACAGTTCGGCCACTTCGTCCACCACGCGCCGAACTCCAAGATCCGGACGCGGCCGCTCATGGTGTCCGTCGCGGACCGGATCAAGGCCGCCGGGTTCGAGGTAGACGAACGCCTGTGGGGTACCTCGGCCGACTGCAACCAGCCCGCGTGCTGCGGCGACGGCGGCTGCTGCTGA
- a CDS encoding helix-turn-helix domain-containing protein — MRARRKALNVSQREVGELIGVVHSTVCQWERNARKPRQRNELLWNAALNHIASKNKSR; from the coding sequence ATGAGGGCGCGACGCAAAGCGTTGAACGTTTCACAACGTGAGGTTGGCGAACTGATTGGTGTTGTCCATTCGACGGTGTGTCAATGGGAACGAAACGCACGCAAACCACGGCAACGCAACGAGTTGCTTTGGAATGCTGCACTCAATCACATTGCGAGCAAGAACAAGAGTCGATGA
- a CDS encoding DUF6879 family protein: MSQSLTDFSDLIRSVQKSAVHLELRDGYGVDNEIDGFAEWKNGHRLDPDNRASWWRPWLDLVQEVTAKGVLIRRARVISEPVSDYIAFEHSFTFTNVAAGEQVRWLPRRQASDLALPGNDYWLFDGKLVQFNIFDGVGRWVHTDQTEDPAVAAHCAAAFEAVWERGIPHEKYTV; encoded by the coding sequence GTGTCGCAGAGTCTGACTGACTTCTCCGACCTCATCAGGTCGGTCCAGAAGTCGGCCGTACATCTGGAGCTGCGAGACGGGTACGGCGTCGACAACGAGATCGACGGCTTCGCCGAGTGGAAGAACGGGCACCGGCTCGACCCGGACAACCGCGCTTCGTGGTGGCGCCCCTGGCTCGACCTCGTCCAGGAGGTCACCGCCAAGGGTGTGCTGATCCGCAGGGCCCGCGTGATCTCGGAGCCCGTGAGCGACTACATCGCCTTCGAGCACTCCTTCACCTTCACCAACGTGGCAGCCGGTGAGCAGGTCCGTTGGCTCCCCCGCCGCCAAGCGTCAGACCTTGCCCTCCCGGGCAATGACTACTGGCTCTTCGATGGGAAGCTCGTCCAGTTCAACATCTTCGACGGGGTCGGCCGTTGGGTGCACACCGACCAGACCGAAGACCCTGCCGTAGCCGCCCACTGTGCAGCAGCGTTCGAAGCAGTGTGGGAGCGCGGCATCCCGCACGAGAAGTACACCGTCTGA